CCCCTGCAAGATGATCGCCCCGATCATTGACCAACTGGCCCAAGAGTACGACGGCAAAATGAAGGTTACCAAACTGGATGTGGATCAGAATCCGACGGTGGCCACGCGCTTCGGAGTGATGAGCATCCCCACCCTGATCCTGTTCAAGGGCGGGCAGCCCGTGGAGCGCATCGTGGGCTACATGCCGAAGGAGAAACTGGTGGAGCGGCTCAAGCCGCATTTGGGATAGAAGTCCCCGCGCCGATACAGCGCCCACGTGAACGCACGTGGGCGCTTTGTTTTCCGCGCTGCACGCTCACCGCGCCAGCATCTGCGCGACATCGTAGTCGCCCAGGTTCAGGCTCGGCGTCCCCTGGACAACCTGCTCCAGCGGCACCAGTTCAATGCGGTTCCCCCGAAGCGCGGTCATGGTGCCGAATTCCCCCGCCAGCATGGCCTGGACGGCCCGCATCCCCATACGGGTTGCCAGCAGTCGGTCAAAGGCCGAGGGCGAGCCGCCCCGCTGCACGTGCCCGAGGACGGTAACCCGCACCTCAAACCCAGGCGTAACCTTGCACAGGTAGTCGGCGATTTCCCGCGCGCCGAACTTGGCCCCTTCGGCCACCACGATGATGGCGTGGGTCTTGCCGCGGACGTAGGCATCGTCCACGGCGCGGGCGATTTCCTCCAGGGGAATCTCCTTCTCGGGGATGATGGTAACCTCGGCGCCCGCGATGATGCCGCCGATGAGCGCCAGGTAGCCGTGGTGGCGGCCCATGACCTGGACGAGAAAGCAGCGCTGATGCGACGACGCCGTGTCCTTGATCATGTCAATGATGTGCACCATGGTGTTCAGCGCGGTGTCCACGCCGATAGACATGTCGGTGAAGGGCACGTCGTTGTCAATGCTGCCAGGAACCCCCACAACGGGCACGCCCATCTTGTGCAACTCGTACGCGCCCGCCAGGGAACCGTTGCCGCCTATGATGACAAGCCCGTCTATGCGGCGGTCGTTCAGGCGGCGGACGGCCTGCTTGCGCCCATCCACGGTCATGAACTCGGCGCTGCGGGCGGTCTGGAGGAACGTGCCTCCGCGCTGGATGATGCCGCCGACATCTCGCGCCGTCAAGGGTTCCATGTCGCCGTCTATCAGCCCCGAGTAGCCGCGGCGGATGCCGTAGACCTCCAGGCCTGCGCTCAACGCGGTGCGCACGACGGCCCGCACGCAGGCGTTCATCCCAGGGGCATCCCCGCCGCTCGTGAGCACTCCGATTCTCTTCATCCTACACCCCCTCGGTTTCGCGGGCTTTCGGGCTTCTGCCCCACGCGCCTAGTCCGACTGCACGATCAGGGCATCGGGCGGGACAAGTTGCCGAAGTTCCTGGAGCAGCGCCTCGCAACAGGCGGTCGTGGCGTTGGGGAAGTCCAGTTCCCAGCCGCCAGTGCCGCGTTGCAGGCGCACGCAGAAGCGATCCTGGCCAGGGTACTTCAGGAAGAGCCGATAGAGTTCGTTCAGGCGGCGCTTTTCGGTTTCAAGGTCGCCGCCGATGCGCAGCGTTACCAGAATGCGACGCGAAGGCGCGCCGCCTGTCGGTTGGGCCGCGGGCGCTGGCTCGGGCGCGGGCATGGGTGTAGGCGGCGGAGGCGGCGCAGGCTCCTCGCTGGCGGGCGGCGGCTCGTCGGGGAATGGCGCGTCCCAGAACCCGTTGTCGGCGTCGGAGACGAAGCCGTTCGCGTCCGCGTAATCGGGGGTGGCATCGTGGGCGACGCGCGGGACGGACAATTCCTCGGTGGCCCAGTCGCAGATGAGTTTCGGCTTCTGGTCTCGGAGGTCCACCTTGCCGCGCACCAGCAGGACGCGATCGGGAGTCCAGAGGCCCTTGGTCGTGCGGTATACCTTGGGGAACACCACCAACTCTATGCTCCCGTATAGGTCATCCAACTGGACGAAGGCCATGTCTTCGCCCTTGCGGGTGTTGGTGGTGCGCACCAGGGCCACGCTCCCCAGCAGCGTTACATGCTGGCCGACGAGTTCGGCGGTAACGGCCGTGGAGGGCGTTACTTCCAGGCCCTCAAGTTGGTTCAGCATGGTTTGCAGCGGGTGCTCGGTGAAGATCGTGCCCGTCAGTTCGCGCTCCCAGGCGATGCGCTCTTTCTGAGTGGCGGGGCGCGGCTTGCCGACGGTGTCCAGAATGGCCACGCCCGACAGTGCCCCGTCGTCCACCAGGTCAAACATGGACATCTGCCCGACTTCGCGCGCGGCCCATTCCTTCTGGCTCACCGACATCATCGTCTCAATGGCGTCAAGGAGGTGCCTGCGTTCGCCAAACCGATCCAGGGCGCCGACCTTGATCAGACACTCCAGCCCCTTGCGGTTCACCAGGCGCAGGTCCACGCGCTTGACGAAATCGTTGAGATTGGCGAAGGGGCCGCCCTCCTTGCGGGCCGCCACGATGGCGTTGATGGGCCCGTCGCCGATGCCCTTGATGGCGCCCAGGCCGAAGCGAATCTTGCCGTCCTCAATCAGGAAGTCGCACTCGCTGTAGTTCACGTCGGGCGGCAGGATTT
The Chloroflexota bacterium DNA segment above includes these coding regions:
- the trxA gene encoding thioredoxin, whose protein sequence is MGEVIHLTDANFDKEVAESPLPTLTDFWAAWCGPCKMIAPIIDQLAQEYDGKMKVTKLDVDQNPTVATRFGVMSIPTLILFKGGQPVERIVGYMPKEKLVERLKPHLG
- the pfkA gene encoding 6-phosphofructokinase — encoded protein: MKRIGVLTSGGDAPGMNACVRAVVRTALSAGLEVYGIRRGYSGLIDGDMEPLTARDVGGIIQRGGTFLQTARSAEFMTVDGRKQAVRRLNDRRIDGLVIIGGNGSLAGAYELHKMGVPVVGVPGSIDNDVPFTDMSIGVDTALNTMVHIIDMIKDTASSHQRCFLVQVMGRHHGYLALIGGIIAGAEVTIIPEKEIPLEEIARAVDDAYVRGKTHAIIVVAEGAKFGAREIADYLCKVTPGFEVRVTVLGHVQRGGSPSAFDRLLATRMGMRAVQAMLAGEFGTMTALRGNRIELVPLEQVVQGTPSLNLGDYDVAQMLAR